GCTCAACCTCGAAGACGACATCGTCGCGGCCTGCCTGATGTGCAATGCCGGCGAAGTCGTGCGCAAGAACGGCTAAGGAGTAGGGACATGGATCTGATTTCCGACGGCATCTACAACCTGATCATCTTCGTGCTCGCCATCTATGTCGGCTACCACGTGGTGTGGAACGTCACCCCGGCCCTGCACACCCCGCTGATGGCCGTGACCAACGCCATTTCCGCCATCGTGATCGTCGGCGCCATGCTGGCCGCCGCGCTCACCGTCACCCCACTGGGCAAGACCATGGGCACCCTGGCCGTGGCACTGGCCGCAGTCAACGTATTTGGCGGCTTCCTGGTCACCCGACGCATGCTGGAAATGTTCAAGAAGAAAGCGCCCAAGGCGCCTGTGGAGAAACACTGACCATGAGCATGAACCTGATCACTGTTCTCTACCTCGTCGCCTCGGTGTGCTTCATCCAGGCGCTCAAGGGCCTGTCGCACCCGACCACGTCGCGGCGCGGCAACCTGTTCGGCATGATCGGCATGGCCATCGCCGTGCTGACCACCGTCGGCCTGATCTACAAACTCGGCAGCGAGCTGGCCGTTCAGGGCCTGGGCTTCGTCATCGTCGGCCTGCTGGTCGGCGGCAGTGTCGGCACCATCATGGCCAAGCGCGTCGAGATGACCAAGATGCCGGAACTGGTCGCCTTCATGCACAGCATGATCGGCCTGGCGGCTGTGTTCATCGCCATTGCCGCTGTCGTCGAGCCGCAGTCGTTGGGCATCGTCGCCGCGCTGGGTGATGCGATTCCATCCGGTAACCGCCTGGAGCTGTTCCTCGGCGCCGCCATCGGTGCCATCACCTTCTCCGGTTCGGTGATCGCCTTTGGCAAGCTGTCTGGCAAGTACAAGTTCCGCCTGTTCCAGGGCGCGCCTGTCGTGTTCAAGGGGCAACACCTGGTCAACCTGGTGATCGGTCTGGCGATTCTCGGCCTGGGCCTGTATTACACCTTCACCGGCGACATCACCGCCTTCGCTGTGCTGGTGGCCCTTGCCTTCGTCATTGGCGTGCTGATCATCATCCCTATCGGCGGCGCCGACATGCCGGTGGTGGTGTCGATGCTCAACAGCTACTCGGGCTGGGCCGCCGCCGGTATCGGCTTCTCGCTGAACAACTCGATGCTGATCGTAGCAGGGTCCCTGGTCGGCTCTTCGGGCGCCATCCTCTCGTACATCATGTGCAAGGCGATGAACCGTTCGTTCTTCAACGTCATCCTCGGTGGCTTCGGTGCCGATGCTGATGCCGGTGCCGCTGGCGGCAGCCAGGAACAGCGCAGCGTCAAATCGGGCTCTTCCGACGACGCCGCCTTCCTGCTGACCAACGCCGACACCGTGGTCATCGTGCCCGGCTACGGCCTGGCCGTGGCCCGC
The genomic region above belongs to Pseudomonas sediminis and contains:
- a CDS encoding NAD(P) transhydrogenase subunit alpha; the protein is MDLISDGIYNLIIFVLAIYVGYHVVWNVTPALHTPLMAVTNAISAIVIVGAMLAAALTVTPLGKTMGTLAVALAAVNVFGGFLVTRRMLEMFKKKAPKAPVEKH
- a CDS encoding NAD(P)(+) transhydrogenase (Re/Si-specific) subunit beta, translated to MSMNLITVLYLVASVCFIQALKGLSHPTTSRRGNLFGMIGMAIAVLTTVGLIYKLGSELAVQGLGFVIVGLLVGGSVGTIMAKRVEMTKMPELVAFMHSMIGLAAVFIAIAAVVEPQSLGIVAALGDAIPSGNRLELFLGAAIGAITFSGSVIAFGKLSGKYKFRLFQGAPVVFKGQHLVNLVIGLAILGLGLYYTFTGDITAFAVLVALAFVIGVLIIIPIGGADMPVVVSMLNSYSGWAAAGIGFSLNNSMLIVAGSLVGSSGAILSYIMCKAMNRSFFNVILGGFGADADAGAAGGSQEQRSVKSGSSDDAAFLLTNADTVVIVPGYGLAVARAQHALMELAEKLTHRGVTVKYAIHPVAGRMPGHMNVLLAEAEVPYEQVFEMEDINSEFGQTDVVLVLGANDVVNPAAKNDPKSPIAGMPILEAYKAKTVIVNKRSMASGYAGLDNELFYMDKTMMVFGDAKKVIEDMVKAVE